The genomic DNA CTGCCATACCCTTCAACTCATCGAATGTAAATAGGTTCGACCCTCAAAATATGGGTAACCCTGACGCCCGGTCTTGCAAAATCTAAGGCGATGCAGGGACTCCCCGTGAGAGCGTACAAGGCTGTCAATGGTAGACTTGGGTAAGTCAAATGCACTGAAAGCCTCCAGCGAATTTATGCGGAAAGAAATCGACCCAGCGACTTGTGGGCGTGAGTGTTGGAGTCTGCATTGGTATCGTTGACGTTCCGTATGGACAACGATATCACACCTAGAAGATATGGAAGGCTAACAGCTTGGTCGTGGTACTGATACTTCCATCCAGTGTTAAGTGTTGTAGGGTATCTATCTGAAGACATCCAGCCCACATCATCGAGTGTTCATCGTCAAAGTAGTAATTTATGAGACAGAGAGACCTCAGAGCTGGAAGAACATCGCCGCGGTGCAGAGTGATTGGTGGAATCCTTTGTGACGCTAGCTTAATCTCACAGTTGCTTAGCTGCCACCCCGGACAGCATAAATCGTTTATGGCGGCTTTTGACCGGAAGCACATCTCgatctcgatatcatagATATGCTGACCAAGACCTTCAACACCCTTCGCGGATAAGGCGACTTCGAGATGGCGCAGCGTATGCATGAGGATGGCCTCGACCGGGGCTTGTCTCGTGATCGGGTTGAATCGATAGCCAGCTAGCATTGGGATACAACTATACCGTGTCTTTTCTTAGGGACTAaaatatcattttcttttccgttaGAACCAAATGGATGTTGATAGAAAAGCCACTGCCTTCATTCTTCGATCTTCCTTTCATGCTTCATCCTCGGCAATCCCTTCGCGGACTGTTCGTGCTCTCCATAGTATCGTGAGAAGCCCATGGAGGTAGGTAGGGTTCTAGCTACAGTTGACTGGAACATCTGAAGCTGACTATTACAGTATACTTTCCATCTTACTCTTCACTGCGCTTCTATGATGCGTGTGGAGTTACATGCAGTGGCCTAACGGAGGAGACTTGGCCTTATCGCTCAATACTGTCTTATTGCTCCTTCATCACATCATATCGAAATACGCCAGTCAAGGGTAGGGATGTCCTTGGCTATGTCAAACACAAAACTCCCCCTTTGCCTGTATTCGTTATCTATGTCAAAAGGAAACTCCAAGACATGTAATTTTGGTTGATGTCTTCCGCTTGAGAGCTATTGATTTATATCCCACTCAAGTGTATTCCTGATGCTAGTGACTATCTCTGTCTTCTATTCTATTTAGGCTAGGTTATCAAATGGATTCCACTCAAAAGTGCCACCCGAGTATCAACTAGCTTATCTTTCCGTGGACAACTTAACTCGTGGCAAATGGCAAGAACTGATCTAGACCCGTTTATACCTGCCGTGAGGACATTGCCACATCCCTTCCCCAGAGCCGCCATCTTCAAACTCTGGAGCTCGCACAGGATTATTTCAAAGGACCTATACGTTTGAGAAGAGGCATGAGTTGGTCGGTACACATGCTGTGAAGAAGAGTACCTTAGTTGATAATGATAGTGGCCTGCGCGACAGTCCTCACTGACGGCGCATCTTACACTCAAGCTAGAACTCAAGTTGATAAAGGACTAACTGATATCTACTGTCTATCAAAGACACAGAATACACATCTTGGCACTAATATATATCATTCAGGCGCTGTATACCAATCAATATAAAAGGGCTACTACAACACCAGTGTATAGATATCAATAACCAATCTCAATTATATGCTACCTACCCTGATATCCTTGGGCAGGTATACTACTTTAGCAAACGTCAGGCCGGTACACCTGTAACACATCGTGCAGCTGGATGACGAACGTCAACCACATCAATGCACATCCAGCGGCATCGCCACCTTCAGCCTTCCACTTGGCGTTGTTGCACCACTGGCCCATTCGGTTGCGGAAAGCCACAGTACGATCATAGTCGGAATTGCTTGTCGAATACTGGATCTCTTTCCACTCCCTCCAATGACGCCCCTCGTAATGCCCGCCATTACCGTACAACAAGTCGAATCCGTATTTCGAGTTGAGCTCTCGAATGGTTCGTTGCCACGTTTTCCAGTCCACATCTCCCGCCAACTGTGCCAGAGCATCTCGGACCTGGTGTTTCAACTGTCGTAAATCCCCGGTCTCCAACTTGTTCAAAAAGTCCAAGTGGATAAGCCCCGCATATCCTACGACAGTCCCCTTACGAGTCTCCTCCACAAATTTCTGATGCGATTCTTGGGCCTCCTTCAGCTGGGCTTCCAAGTTCTCGATATCTGCGACGCGCTCCTCGGTGACTTTTAGTAGCGCTTTCTGTTCCTGCTCCAACTCATCGATCTTGGCCTGTaacttcttcaccaccgGGTCTTCCTCGGGATCTTCGGATTCACCTTCTGTGTTCACCGTGTCGGCTGAAAACTGTTCCCGCAAAGCCCTGATAGAAGGTGTGAAGAAGTATTCGCCACCTTTCTGATCGACCCAAGGGCTAAGACCAAGATCAAGCTTAACGGTCTTGTTTGGATTGCTTCCATCGTACAAACTGATGTGGCCCTCGGGATGATCGGTACGGAGCCTCTGGTTGATGAAGGGGTCCATACCAGGACCGTCGGGGAAGGTCTTAGTCTTGTACTCAGGGAAGGAGGAGTTACTCGCCCAGCCTATATTAATTAGCATCTTAGCAGGTGGGCAAGGTGATTCGAATGTAGGTGGTAGACTTACGGGTcatgaggaagttgaagccaTCCCGGATAAGACTCTGGTAGCACACAAAGTACATGCCACGGTGCTCAATTGTCTCCCCCTTGCTAATTTCCTCCGCGGTCAGTTCAGGACCGAAGGTGATACCCCGACGGAGGATGACACTGGCGTCCTCCTTCTGTCCTTCATCAAAAGCCTCGTCCTCGCCCGGCTCTGGAAGGGGCTTAtgattctcatcatcttcttctgagcCAAAGTCTCGCTTCTTATCGGCTCTGGGCCGCATCTTACGGATGTGCGCCGCAAACGGACAGCCCTTAATGTCCTTCTTGGGTCTAAAGTCGAAAGTGTTGTCAAATGCTAGATCCGGGTTATCCTCGTGGATGGCTTTGGCGACGGGGGCTCCTGTATCATAGATTAGCTCTCGTCCAGCGGTGACTAATGAGATAATATCAGGTTCAGGGGCGCACCGCTCTTCCATCGTCCCATCATATGGGCACCCAGCTTCTCGGGATTTCCGCCGTAGTTGCCAGGTATCTTCTCGGCCAGCTCTTTAAGGTGGCCTTCAAATTCAGGAACCTTTTGGTCAAGCTGACGGAAAACAAGGAAACTACCCTCCTTAGCCCATTTAGGGCCTCTTCTCCGTTCGGGATCGCCCTCATGGCCAAGGAAGATGTAACTAGCCTGTGTTAGTCGCCATGCCACTATTGATAAATAAGAAAGGTCGAACATACCCTGGGGGGCATGCCTGAGGTTCGCCCCTGGCCGGGGGGTCATCTAAGCCGTCAATCTTTGGCTGGGAGATGTGATCTTCGTAACCAAAGCTACAAAATTAGCATCGTTCGGGGTCGATGGAACGACAGAGGGGAACATACTGCTCTTTGCCACGGTTTGCACCCGGACGAGTTTTACCATCCCTTCTGAAAGCGATCTTCATACTGTTCTCGTCCGCATCACCAACATTGAAGGCATCTTCCAGATCCACGATTTTGCGACGTAGAGCTTTCGCATTATGGGCCGCGACGATGAACACACCATCCACTCGCCACTTCCACCGGTCAAGTCCGGTCTTGGATTCATTGCCGGGAGGAGCCCTAAAGTCGGGATCCAAAGCGGGAGGGCTATCGGCACCTTCGTACACCAGATCATCGAACATCCCTTTCTCAAACAGACCCTCGTTGATCCGATCTCTACAATACTCCTCTGGATCTTCCGCTAGGGCCTGGGCAAAGTTCACTTCGACCTCAGGATGTTCCACCTGGGAAAATGGCCACGGTGTTAGAATATACAGCTATGACACCAGGCCTATAGAGCGTCTAAACTAACCTTGAGCAACCCCATGTGAGTGAATGCGACGTTTACCGCCGTGAAGGGCTTCCGATCCTTCTCAGGAACATGACGACGAGAATACGCGCATGCTTCTTCAAACTCACCCACTGACTTCAAGTGTTCCTCACATTCAGTGCCGGTGGTGATCACCCCTTTATCGAGGATACCTCTGAGGTGCTGTCTGAACTTTTCGTTATCTGtgatcttgaagaagaggtagGTTTCATAGTATTTAGGGAGACGGGGCCAAATGCTCCCTTGGATGTTGTCCGTGTCGACCGATCGGTTCTGCTTTGGGACAGGCATTGTGATCTCTGATGGTTAAACAGACCCGAAGTCAACAGGGTCTGCTGGGGGGAAGGCCTTTTTAAGTCTGCTTTACGACAGAAAGAAGGCTACGCTGTTCACCACCAATAAGATTCAAAGCTTAGTATTTAAGCCAAGAATACTTCTTCTCTGAGTCCGCAGAATGCATCACTCGGCTCAGCTCAGCCGCGCCCTCCCCCTTGACGTCCTCACTACCCCTCCATGCCAGACGACAACATCACCATACATCACAGGCCAAATGCAATGGGTAATGAATGGGCCGTGATTTGTGGATCCTCGATTCAGACAGTGAGATGTTCTTTCCGGTTCATTGGGCGCGTTTCTCCACCTGCTGAAGCTGATCAGTGGTATGCGCGGCATGTTGATCCACTATTCCTCCTGCTGTGACGATGGTGTCCAATGTAATCAAGACGTCAACTCCATCCGGTGAAGGtgagaagaaatggatggttCTCCCGCTGATCGAGCTGAACCTGGCGTCCCAGATCACACTAATCAGAGCCCAAAGATTAGTAGTCAAGATCCATATTGGGGTTGGATCGTCATTAGCACAGACTGCGGCATTTCTTCAGCTGAACTGTGGGGGCAGTAGAGGCCCACTCGAGCACCCTTATAGGCTGCCCCAGTTGGTTGGGCGTGTTGATATCTTGGAATCCCACCACGAGTTGGGAAGCTATTCCCATGATAACCACGTTGAACCACGTCCAATCACAGACAAAACACCCCTTCGCAACTAAACTTTCGGCTCAATATGATAGAGAGCTACACGGATTGGAACCCTAATAAAGGGACCGAGCCGTCCGTACGGCGGGGCCTGAGATCCACTTTAGTCG from Aspergillus oryzae RIB40 DNA, chromosome 7 includes the following:
- a CDS encoding Dyp-type peroxidase (predicted iron-dependent peroxidase), with the translated sequence MPVPKQNRSVDTDNIQGSIWPRLPKYYETYLFFKITDNEKFRQHLRGILDKGVITTGTECEEHLKSVGEFEEACAYSRRHVPEKDRKPFTAVNVAFTHMGLLKVEHPEVEVNFAQALAEDPEEYCRDRINEGLFEKGMFDDLVYEGADSPPALDPDFRAPPGNESKTGLDRWKWRVDGVFIVAAHNAKALRRKIVDLEDAFNVGDADENSMKIAFRRDGKTRPGANRGKEHFGYEDHISQPKIDGLDDPPARGEPQACPPGYIFLGHEGDPERRRGPKWAKEGSFLVFRQLDQKVPEFEGHLKELAEKIPGNYGGNPEKLGAHMMGRWKSGAPVAKAIHEDNPDLAFDNTFDFRPKKDIKGCPFAAHIRKMRPRADKKRDFGSEEDDENHKPLPEPGEDEAFDEGQKEDASVILRRGITFGPELTAEEISKGETIEHRGMYFVCYQSLIRDGFNFLMTRWASNSSFPEYKTKTFPDGPGMDPFINQRLRTDHPEGHISLYDGSNPNKTVKLDLGLSPWVDQKGGEYFFTPSIRALREQFSADTVNTEGLSVS